A genome region from Synchiropus splendidus isolate RoL2022-P1 chromosome 5, RoL_Sspl_1.0, whole genome shotgun sequence includes the following:
- the rec114 gene encoding meiotic recombination protein REC114 isoform X1, which produces MTDSVSWRLTRYGKYIPRTGEETSEQPDKLYESKRKDPEIVLTIVGSGYLLILQGQASLDTFHLTGSSDIIKVQHKLDTLVLRFALEGQSCLIRMQFDGRTRGVAIKECSSAVGKLKEYLPASSFDDAPVPLHQPPTEISPPPMQTDSDFTPDLLLESSSMQRLAQHYLGEGPLILPQLHHQETSDSGDLGLFIRQCLLDPTFHAFVEKVEKEMKKILQE; this is translated from the exons ATGACTGACTCAGTGTCATGGAGGTTGACGCGTTATGGAAAGTATATACCACGAACAGGAGAAGAAACAAGTGAACAACCGGAT AAGCTGTATGAGTCAAAGCGGAAAGATCCTGAAATTGTGCTGACGATTGTGGGCTCTGGATATCTGTTGATTCTGCAAGGACAGGCGAGCTTG GATACTTTTCACTTGACTGGGTCTTCAGATATTATTAAAGTTCAACACAAATTGGACACCCTGGTGCTCAGGTTTGCTTTGGAG GGACAGAGTTGCCTGATAAGGATGCAGTTTGATGGACGTACCAGGGGAGTGGCCATCAAGGAGTGCTCGAGTGCTGTGGGAAAACTGAAGGAGTATCTGCCTGCCAGCTCTTTTGATGACGCCCCAGTGCCTCTTCATCAGCCCCCCACTGAGATCTCCCCTCCACCAATGCAG ACAGATTCAGACTTCACGCCCGATCTCCTGTTGGAGTCTTCGTCCATGCAGCGTCTCGCTCAG CACTACTTGGGAGAAGGACCTCTCATACTGCCTCAATTGCACCATCAGGAGACCTCTGATTCTGGTGATTTAGGGCTCTTCATCCGGCAATGTCTGCTGGATCCTACCTTCCATGCATTtgtggagaaggtggagaaggagatgaAAAAGATCCTGCAGGAATAA
- the rec114 gene encoding meiotic recombination protein REC114 isoform X2: protein MTDSVSWRLTRYGKYIPRTGEETSEQPDLYESKRKDPEIVLTIVGSGYLLILQGQASLDTFHLTGSSDIIKVQHKLDTLVLRFALEGQSCLIRMQFDGRTRGVAIKECSSAVGKLKEYLPASSFDDAPVPLHQPPTEISPPPMQTDSDFTPDLLLESSSMQRLAQHYLGEGPLILPQLHHQETSDSGDLGLFIRQCLLDPTFHAFVEKVEKEMKKILQE from the exons ATGACTGACTCAGTGTCATGGAGGTTGACGCGTTATGGAAAGTATATACCACGAACAGGAGAAGAAACAAGTGAACAACCGGAT CTGTATGAGTCAAAGCGGAAAGATCCTGAAATTGTGCTGACGATTGTGGGCTCTGGATATCTGTTGATTCTGCAAGGACAGGCGAGCTTG GATACTTTTCACTTGACTGGGTCTTCAGATATTATTAAAGTTCAACACAAATTGGACACCCTGGTGCTCAGGTTTGCTTTGGAG GGACAGAGTTGCCTGATAAGGATGCAGTTTGATGGACGTACCAGGGGAGTGGCCATCAAGGAGTGCTCGAGTGCTGTGGGAAAACTGAAGGAGTATCTGCCTGCCAGCTCTTTTGATGACGCCCCAGTGCCTCTTCATCAGCCCCCCACTGAGATCTCCCCTCCACCAATGCAG ACAGATTCAGACTTCACGCCCGATCTCCTGTTGGAGTCTTCGTCCATGCAGCGTCTCGCTCAG CACTACTTGGGAGAAGGACCTCTCATACTGCCTCAATTGCACCATCAGGAGACCTCTGATTCTGGTGATTTAGGGCTCTTCATCCGGCAATGTCTGCTGGATCCTACCTTCCATGCATTtgtggagaaggtggagaaggagatgaAAAAGATCCTGCAGGAATAA
- the rec114 gene encoding meiotic recombination protein REC114 isoform X4 has product MTDSVSWRLTRYGKYIPRTGEETSEQPDLYESKRKDPEIVLTIVGSGYLLILQGQASLGQSCLIRMQFDGRTRGVAIKECSSAVGKLKEYLPASSFDDAPVPLHQPPTEISPPPMQTDSDFTPDLLLESSSMQRLAQHYLGEGPLILPQLHHQETSDSGDLGLFIRQCLLDPTFHAFVEKVEKEMKKILQE; this is encoded by the exons ATGACTGACTCAGTGTCATGGAGGTTGACGCGTTATGGAAAGTATATACCACGAACAGGAGAAGAAACAAGTGAACAACCGGAT CTGTATGAGTCAAAGCGGAAAGATCCTGAAATTGTGCTGACGATTGTGGGCTCTGGATATCTGTTGATTCTGCAAGGACAGGCGAGCTTG GGACAGAGTTGCCTGATAAGGATGCAGTTTGATGGACGTACCAGGGGAGTGGCCATCAAGGAGTGCTCGAGTGCTGTGGGAAAACTGAAGGAGTATCTGCCTGCCAGCTCTTTTGATGACGCCCCAGTGCCTCTTCATCAGCCCCCCACTGAGATCTCCCCTCCACCAATGCAG ACAGATTCAGACTTCACGCCCGATCTCCTGTTGGAGTCTTCGTCCATGCAGCGTCTCGCTCAG CACTACTTGGGAGAAGGACCTCTCATACTGCCTCAATTGCACCATCAGGAGACCTCTGATTCTGGTGATTTAGGGCTCTTCATCCGGCAATGTCTGCTGGATCCTACCTTCCATGCATTtgtggagaaggtggagaaggagatgaAAAAGATCCTGCAGGAATAA
- the rec114 gene encoding meiotic recombination protein REC114 isoform X5, with translation MTDSVSWRLTRYGKYIPRTGEETSEQPDKLYESKRKDPEIVLTIVGSGYLLILQGQASLDTFHLTGSSDIIKVQHKLDTLVLRFALEGQSCLIRMQFDGRTRGVAIKECSSAVGKLKEYLPASSFDDAPVPLHQPPTEISPPPMQIQTSRPISCWSLRPCSVSLSTTWEKDLSYCLNCTIRRPLILVI, from the exons ATGACTGACTCAGTGTCATGGAGGTTGACGCGTTATGGAAAGTATATACCACGAACAGGAGAAGAAACAAGTGAACAACCGGAT AAGCTGTATGAGTCAAAGCGGAAAGATCCTGAAATTGTGCTGACGATTGTGGGCTCTGGATATCTGTTGATTCTGCAAGGACAGGCGAGCTTG GATACTTTTCACTTGACTGGGTCTTCAGATATTATTAAAGTTCAACACAAATTGGACACCCTGGTGCTCAGGTTTGCTTTGGAG GGACAGAGTTGCCTGATAAGGATGCAGTTTGATGGACGTACCAGGGGAGTGGCCATCAAGGAGTGCTCGAGTGCTGTGGGAAAACTGAAGGAGTATCTGCCTGCCAGCTCTTTTGATGACGCCCCAGTGCCTCTTCATCAGCCCCCCACTGAGATCTCCCCTCCACCAATGCAG ATTCAGACTTCACGCCCGATCTCCTGTTGGAGTCTTCGTCCATGCAGCGTCTCGCTCAG CACTACTTGGGAGAAGGACCTCTCATACTGCCTCAATTGCACCATCAGGAGACCTCTGATTCTGGTGATTTAG
- the rec114 gene encoding meiotic recombination protein REC114 isoform X3: MTDSVSWRLTRYGKYIPRTGEETSEQPDKLYESKRKDPEIVLTIVGSGYLLILQGQASLGQSCLIRMQFDGRTRGVAIKECSSAVGKLKEYLPASSFDDAPVPLHQPPTEISPPPMQTDSDFTPDLLLESSSMQRLAQHYLGEGPLILPQLHHQETSDSGDLGLFIRQCLLDPTFHAFVEKVEKEMKKILQE; this comes from the exons ATGACTGACTCAGTGTCATGGAGGTTGACGCGTTATGGAAAGTATATACCACGAACAGGAGAAGAAACAAGTGAACAACCGGAT AAGCTGTATGAGTCAAAGCGGAAAGATCCTGAAATTGTGCTGACGATTGTGGGCTCTGGATATCTGTTGATTCTGCAAGGACAGGCGAGCTTG GGACAGAGTTGCCTGATAAGGATGCAGTTTGATGGACGTACCAGGGGAGTGGCCATCAAGGAGTGCTCGAGTGCTGTGGGAAAACTGAAGGAGTATCTGCCTGCCAGCTCTTTTGATGACGCCCCAGTGCCTCTTCATCAGCCCCCCACTGAGATCTCCCCTCCACCAATGCAG ACAGATTCAGACTTCACGCCCGATCTCCTGTTGGAGTCTTCGTCCATGCAGCGTCTCGCTCAG CACTACTTGGGAGAAGGACCTCTCATACTGCCTCAATTGCACCATCAGGAGACCTCTGATTCTGGTGATTTAGGGCTCTTCATCCGGCAATGTCTGCTGGATCCTACCTTCCATGCATTtgtggagaaggtggagaaggagatgaAAAAGATCCTGCAGGAATAA
- the nptnb gene encoding neuroplastin b has translation MHPSAALLVLLGNWMLPLITAQNAGFVKSPMSETKLTGDTFELYCDVVGNPTPEIQWWYAEINRLDSFKQLWDGARKRRVSINTAYGANGVSVLGITRLTLEDSGIYECRASNDPKRNDLRQNPSITWIRAQATISVLQKPKINSSDQIILTADSFGTPVTLHCNLTTAHTPHRESFWMKNGQEIANTRTEHRVTSHRINKPRADDSGEYMCVYTFDMAPNANATIEVKAKPHITGHKRSENKNEGENATLYCKSVGYPHPIWTWRKVDGTSYTDIDNSTGRFFILNRDNYTELNVHNLDINTDPGNYECNATNVIGTTAEITILRVRSHLAPLWPFLGVLAEVIILVVIIVVYEKRKRPDDIIEDDEPVAPMKTNSTNNHKDKNIRQRNKK, from the exons ctgggTTTGTCAAGTCGCCGATGTCTGAGACCAAGCTAACGGGGGACACTTTCGAACTGTACTGCGACGTGGTGGGCAACCCCACTCCTGAGATACAGTGGTGGTATGCCGAAATCAACCGACTCGACTCCTTTAAGCAGCTCTGGGACGGAGCACGCAAGCGGCGTGTTTCCATCAACACTGCCTACGGTGCCAACGGGGTTAGCGTGCTAGGCATCACGCGACTCACGCTGGAAGACTCTGGGATCTACGAGTGCCGTGCAAGCAATGACCCCAAACGGAATGACCTACGACAAAATCCTTCCATCACCTGGATCCGAGCCCAGGCTACCATATCAGTGCTACAGA AACCAAAGATCAATTCCTCGGATCAGATCATTCTGACGGCGGACTCTTTCGGGACGCCCGTCACACTGCATTGCAACCTCACCACCGCCCACACCCCACACAGGGAAAGCTTCTGGATGAAGAACGGACAGGAGATCGCAAATACGAGGACGGAGCATAGGGTCACATCGCACAG AATCAATAAACCGCGGGCGGATGATTCCggggaatacatgtgtgtgtacaCATTCGACATGGCACCAAATGCAAATGCTACAATTGAAGTAAAAG CCAAACCTCACATAACAGGCCACAAGcgcagtgaaaataaaaacgaaGGGGAGAATGCAACGCTTTACTGCAAGTCTGTTGGTTACCCACATCCCATCTGGACGTGGCGCAAAGTGGACGGAACTTCCTACACG GACATCGACAACTCCACGGGCCGtttcttcatcctcaacagAGACAACTACACTGAGCTCAACGTACACAACCTGGACATAAACACAGATCCGGGGAACTATGAATGCAACGCCACCAACGTTATCGGAACCACAGCAGAGATCACGATCCTGCGGGTACGAAGTCATCTCGCGCCCTTGTGGCCATTCCTGGGAGTTCTTGCAGAGGTCATAATCTTAGTAGTCATCATTGTCGTATACGAGAAGCGCAAGAGGCCGGACGACATCATCGAAG ATGACGAACCAGTGGCCCCAAT gaaaacaaattcaacaaaCAACCACAAAGATAAGAACATACGCCagaggaataaaaaataa